Proteins encoded in a region of the Marinomonas maritima genome:
- a CDS encoding Bcr/CflA family multidrug efflux MFS transporter, which translates to MKLTFSIVLVLGLLSGLTPLAIDAYLPSIPTIAKSLDTDISLIQMTLSMYLLVFAFLQILFGPISDAIGRRKVVVGGLGVFAIGSFLCAIAQSYEMLMVGRAIQAFGGAAVAVSVPALVKDGMSINQFAKTMSMIMLVMALAPLAAPILGGAILTIWSWHYIFVFLGILAMIAMVLFLRTIPETLPPEKRTPFSFLNASRNYGKLLKTPSVMGYVVASAFYFAGMMSFITGSSFVYIEIYGVDPANFGFLVGLNVIMMMLAATINGRYVEKLGTEVLSKYAIYAPLIASALMILLTFFDHPPLSLIVITSMLFIGPMGILASGFMAGALNSAGNHNGSVTALAGTSRFAMGAVGGAVVSILHNGTFVPMLGTIATCGILSFIIFKVTVRYAKPPLED; encoded by the coding sequence ATGAAACTGACTTTTTCCATTGTTTTAGTTCTCGGTCTTTTGTCTGGTCTGACGCCGCTGGCAATTGATGCGTATCTGCCAAGTATTCCAACCATAGCAAAAAGCCTAGATACGGATATTAGCCTGATACAAATGACACTGAGTATGTATTTACTGGTGTTTGCTTTTTTACAGATTCTATTTGGGCCAATATCTGATGCTATCGGACGCCGTAAAGTCGTTGTCGGAGGACTTGGCGTTTTTGCTATTGGTAGCTTCCTTTGTGCTATTGCACAGAGCTATGAAATGCTAATGGTTGGCCGAGCTATTCAAGCTTTCGGCGGTGCTGCCGTGGCGGTGAGTGTCCCCGCCCTAGTCAAAGACGGTATGTCGATTAATCAGTTTGCCAAAACAATGTCGATGATCATGCTCGTCATGGCGCTGGCACCATTGGCCGCGCCTATTCTAGGCGGAGCCATCTTAACTATTTGGAGCTGGCATTATATTTTCGTTTTCTTGGGAATATTAGCGATGATCGCCATGGTGCTATTCTTGCGGACTATTCCTGAAACATTACCTCCAGAGAAGCGCACTCCTTTTTCTTTTTTAAATGCTTCACGAAATTACGGCAAACTGTTGAAAACCCCCTCCGTCATGGGTTATGTCGTTGCTTCTGCGTTTTATTTCGCAGGAATGATGAGTTTCATTACCGGTTCCTCTTTTGTTTATATCGAAATTTACGGGGTTGACCCTGCTAATTTTGGCTTTTTAGTCGGCCTAAATGTCATCATGATGATGCTGGCCGCTACTATAAATGGACGGTATGTAGAAAAACTAGGAACTGAAGTACTATCAAAGTATGCCATTTACGCGCCCTTGATCGCCTCGGCGTTGATGATTCTACTGACCTTTTTCGACCATCCACCGTTGTCGCTTATCGTTATTACGAGCATGTTATTTATTGGCCCAATGGGAATACTTGCCAGTGGGTTCATGGCTGGCGCACTGAATAGCGCAGGCAACCACAATGGCAGTGTTACAGCACTAGCGGGAACATCTCGATTTGCCATGGGCGCGGTAGGAGGCGCTGTCGTCAGTATCCTCCACAACGGTACATTCGTCCCGATGCTAGGCACTATTGCGACCTGCGGTATCCTTTCCTTTATTATTTTCAAGGTCACAGTACGTTACGCTAAACCACCATTAGAAGACTAA
- a CDS encoding HopJ type III effector protein: MLSTQTLIEKIKHTPEQVQFKEVIDVIEREYNFTAAAFTNGKQHNAINENNGSCKLFSFASIHELTETQTLHLFGDFYRVDVLENPSASDHQNIRQFIENGWNGIAFTATALVNKN, translated from the coding sequence ATGCTAAGCACGCAAACGCTGATTGAGAAGATCAAACACACACCAGAACAAGTCCAATTTAAAGAAGTCATTGATGTTATCGAGCGTGAATACAATTTCACCGCGGCGGCTTTTACTAATGGTAAACAACACAATGCCATTAATGAAAATAATGGTTCTTGTAAGCTTTTCTCTTTTGCATCCATACATGAATTAACCGAAACACAAACGTTGCATTTATTTGGTGACTTTTATCGTGTTGATGTATTAGAAAATCCATCCGCGAGCGATCATCAAAACATTCGACAGTTCATTGAAAATGGCTGGAATGGTATTGCCTTCACTGCAACGGCTTTAGTCAATAAAAACTAA